The following coding sequences lie in one Sedimentibacter sp. MB35-C1 genomic window:
- a CDS encoding protein arginine kinase encodes MESKDIVITSRIRLARNLKDYRFPIKMSQEESSKVIQEVNKAVSGTDLNYNLIYLKDLSDMQRNALVENHLISPALANNKDRGALLLSSDKNVSVMLNEEDHVRIQTLEKGMSLKKCWDLSNKIDDVIEDSVEYAFDKELGYVTSCPTNIGTGMRASVMIHLPALSITNQIEKLLYGVSQLGVAVRGVYGEGTKSLGHLYQVSNQGTLGASEETLIDKINQIVKQIVEKEEKMREHLKKNNFEDIEDEFYRAYGLLSNARKMATEEAMRLLSLIKLGREMEMIDVADGKNLYDLMVRIQPNNLLTAEDNELLPNERDSKRAEIIRKELLS; translated from the coding sequence ATGGAAAGTAAGGACATAGTAATAACAAGCAGAATAAGGCTTGCTAGAAATTTGAAGGATTACAGGTTTCCAATAAAAATGAGCCAGGAAGAATCAAGTAAGGTGATTCAGGAGGTAAATAAAGCTGTCAGTGGGACAGATTTAAATTACAACCTTATATACTTGAAAGATCTATCTGATATGCAGAGAAATGCGTTGGTTGAAAATCATCTTATCAGCCCTGCGCTTGCGAACAACAAGGACAGAGGAGCACTATTGCTAAGCTCTGATAAGAATGTTTCCGTAATGCTTAATGAAGAGGATCATGTTAGAATTCAGACTTTGGAAAAAGGCATGTCTTTGAAGAAATGCTGGGATTTAAGCAATAAAATTGATGATGTAATAGAAGATTCGGTTGAATATGCATTTGATAAAGAACTTGGATATGTAACTTCATGTCCTACAAATATAGGAACAGGTATGAGGGCATCTGTTATGATTCATTTGCCTGCACTTTCAATTACCAATCAAATTGAAAAATTATTGTACGGTGTTTCTCAGTTGGGTGTAGCTGTAAGAGGCGTGTACGGCGAAGGAACAAAATCACTTGGGCATCTTTACCAGGTTTCAAATCAAGGTACATTAGGAGCATCCGAGGAAACATTAATTGATAAAATTAACCAGATAGTCAAACAAATTGTAGAAAAAGAAGAAAAGATGAGAGAGCACCTGAAAAAAAATAACTTTGAAGATATTGAGGATGAATTTTACAGGGCATACGGGCTTCTTTCAAATGCCAGAAAAATGGCTACGGAAGAAGCGATGAGGCTTTTGTCGCTTATAAAACTTGGCAGAGAGATGGAAATGATAGATGTTGCAGATGGGAAAAATTTATACGATCTTATGGTCAGAATACAGCCCAACAACTTGCTTACGGCAGAGGATAATGAGCTTCTGCCTAATGAAAGAGACAGTAAAAGGGCAGAAATAATTAGAAAAGAATTATTAAGCTGA
- a CDS encoding UvrB/UvrC motif-containing protein: MLCSECGKNEAKVHVTQIINGKKTESHLCEECAKKNQTLLNSSFSMENLFSAMLNNAFNTTTYLPAKGCSKCGMTFDEFRTTGKFGCSDCIETFKPRLIPVIKNIQGYDRHTGKIPKRAGGNYRIQKDIEKLKNQLKQAIESEEYEKAAELRDKIRQMEGSM; this comes from the coding sequence ATGTTGTGCAGTGAATGTGGAAAAAATGAAGCTAAGGTTCATGTAACGCAAATAATAAACGGAAAAAAGACTGAGAGTCATTTGTGCGAGGAGTGTGCAAAGAAAAATCAAACTTTATTAAACTCTAGTTTTTCAATGGAAAACTTATTTTCAGCAATGCTTAACAATGCATTTAATACAACAACATACCTGCCTGCCAAGGGATGTTCAAAGTGTGGAATGACATTTGATGAATTTAGGACTACAGGAAAATTCGGTTGCAGTGATTGCATTGAAACTTTTAAACCAAGGTTGATACCTGTTATTAAAAACATACAGGGATATGATAGACATACTGGAAAAATTCCAAAGAGGGCAGGAGGAAATTATAGAATTCAAAAAGATATTGAAAAGCTGAAGAATCAGTTAAAACAAGCCATAGAAAGCGAAGAATATGAAAAGGCTGCTGAACTTCGAGATAAAATACGACAAATGGAAGGAAGTATGTAG
- a CDS encoding CtsR family transcriptional regulator produces the protein MSNNLSDIIEGFIKELLEANNYKAVEIQRNILAQQFDCSPSQINYVLSTRFNNDRGYLVESRRGGGGYIRIFKVQSSMENELERLLNDSIGNNITLNKAFDLLHVLSDRGVISQRELRIMQSVLSDRALSNVSYDDRNKLRADLLKEMILTSVDDD, from the coding sequence ATGTCTAATAATTTAAGTGATATAATAGAAGGTTTTATAAAGGAGCTTCTTGAGGCTAATAATTACAAAGCCGTAGAAATTCAGAGAAATATACTAGCTCAGCAGTTTGACTGTTCTCCTTCTCAGATAAATTATGTTCTGTCAACACGATTTAATAATGACAGAGGATATTTAGTTGAGAGCAGAAGAGGCGGCGGAGGATATATAAGAATTTTCAAAGTTCAGTCATCTATGGAAAATGAACTGGAGAGATTATTGAACGATAGTATCGGAAACAATATTACATTAAACAAGGCATTTGACCTTTTGCATGTTCTGTCAGACAGGGGAGTTATTTCTCAAAGAGAACTCAGAATAATGCAAAGTGTTTTAAGTGACCGCGCTCTAAGTAATGTATCCTATGATGACAGAAATAAATTAAGGGCGGATTTGTTGAAAGAAATGATTTTAACGTCAGTTGATGATGATTAA
- a CDS encoding helix-turn-helix domain-containing protein — MTNEILQHVGSQIKMFRKIKKMTIDDLAKVISKSKSTVSKYESGEITVDIVTLFDIAKALNINIINLIDYDYGGNAEIEQVHIWQSNILHMYLQIGKNISSSVIHLKYDDTKKKTTATLYYKVDDNDDLKNCECVYQGYMSHHDNIINFNLKNCLYESESVLINFFVPMKKVDTLSGLISGLSADSIRPTSCKVILTKSPLPFEEQKELLQISKEAIKRLKTEHIFMVDD, encoded by the coding sequence ATGACTAACGAGATATTGCAACACGTGGGTAGTCAAATAAAGATGTTTCGAAAAATAAAAAAAATGACCATTGATGATCTTGCAAAAGTTATAAGTAAAAGCAAGTCCACTGTATCAAAATATGAATCTGGTGAAATAACCGTGGACATAGTAACACTGTTTGACATAGCAAAAGCTTTAAATATAAATATTATTAACCTGATTGATTATGACTACGGCGGGAACGCAGAAATTGAACAGGTTCACATATGGCAGTCCAACATACTGCATATGTATCTTCAAATTGGAAAAAATATTTCAAGCTCTGTAATTCATCTTAAATATGATGACACAAAGAAAAAAACAACCGCAACACTGTATTACAAGGTTGACGACAATGATGACCTGAAAAATTGTGAATGTGTATACCAGGGATATATGAGTCATCATGACAACATAATAAACTTTAATCTTAAGAACTGCCTTTACGAATCAGAATCAGTATTGATTAATTTTTTTGTACCCATGAAAAAGGTAGATACTCTTTCAGGTCTTATAAGTGGACTGTCCGCTGATTCTATTAGGCCAACAAGTTGCAAAGTTATTTTGACAAAATCCCCGCTGCCTTTTGAAGAACAGAAGGAACTTCTTCAGATATCTAAAGAAGCTATAAAAAGATTGAAAACAGAGCACATATTTATGGTTGATGACTAG
- a CDS encoding permease encodes MVIFDFFNDQLLKMNWLSNLVNMLVENVLGLNVEEKLGGSVHFFIYDTIKIFILLSFLIFIISYIQSYFPPERTKKILGKFNGISGNIFGALLGTVTPFCSCSSIPLFIGFTSAGLPLGVTFSFLISSPLVDLASFLLLASIFNWKLAAAYVVVGLILAVAGGTLISKMKLEKYVEPFVYGNKALESDQYTLTVNERIDFSKNQVLEIIKRVWKYILIGVGIGALIHNWIPESIISAVLGSDKWYSVIIAAAVGVPMYADIFGTLPIAEALVTKGVGIGTVLTFMMGVTALSLPSIIMLNQVVKKKLLVIFVAIVVVGIVIIGYGFNFIGYLF; translated from the coding sequence ATGGTTATATTTGACTTTTTTAACGATCAACTTTTGAAAATGAACTGGCTGTCAAACCTTGTAAACATGCTGGTGGAAAATGTACTTGGACTTAATGTCGAAGAAAAATTGGGTGGAAGCGTACACTTCTTTATATATGATACCATAAAAATATTCATACTTTTATCTTTCTTGATTTTTATTATATCATATATTCAAAGCTACTTCCCTCCGGAGAGAACAAAAAAAATATTAGGAAAATTCAACGGAATTTCCGGCAATATCTTTGGAGCTCTGCTTGGAACAGTTACTCCTTTTTGCTCGTGCTCATCAATTCCGCTGTTTATAGGATTTACAAGCGCAGGATTGCCGTTAGGAGTAACTTTTTCATTTTTAATATCTTCACCTCTCGTTGATTTAGCCTCATTTTTGTTGCTGGCAAGCATATTTAACTGGAAATTGGCAGCGGCGTATGTAGTAGTGGGATTAATTCTTGCGGTTGCAGGAGGAACTCTTATAAGCAAAATGAAGCTTGAAAAATACGTTGAACCCTTCGTGTACGGAAATAAAGCTCTGGAATCTGATCAATACACATTAACAGTAAATGAAAGAATTGACTTTTCTAAAAATCAAGTGTTGGAAATAATAAAAAGAGTATGGAAATATATTTTAATTGGTGTAGGTATAGGCGCTTTAATTCACAATTGGATTCCCGAATCAATTATATCTGCTGTGCTTGGCAGTGATAAATGGTACTCCGTGATTATTGCGGCAGCTGTGGGAGTTCCAATGTATGCAGATATTTTTGGAACTTTGCCTATTGCAGAAGCATTAGTTACAAAAGGTGTCGGTATAGGAACAGTTCTTACATTTATGATGGGAGTAACTGCTTTATCACTTCCCTCTATAATTATGCTAAATCAGGTTGTCAAAAAGAAATTATTGGTTATATTTGTTGCAATAGTAGTAGTAGGAATAGTTATAATAGGATATGGTTTCAATTTCATTGGATATTTATTTTAA
- a CDS encoding thioredoxin family protein, translated as MIVKILGSGCKNCEALKKNTEAAISETGIEAEIVKVENIKDIVSYGVMQTPAIVIDEKVVSYGKVLKPSQIAEILKNQK; from the coding sequence ATGATAGTAAAAATTTTAGGATCAGGATGCAAAAATTGTGAAGCACTTAAAAAAAATACTGAAGCTGCAATAAGCGAAACAGGAATTGAGGCAGAGATTGTAAAAGTTGAAAACATTAAAGATATTGTCTCATACGGAGTGATGCAAACGCCGGCCATCGTCATTGACGAAAAAGTCGTTTCATATGGCAAGGTACTAAAGCCAAGTCAGATTGCAGAAATTCTAAAAAATCAAAAGTAA
- a CDS encoding helix-turn-helix transcriptional regulator: MEKKDFEYNYKKIKALSDVNRMMILNSLSSGELCACKILERFDITQPTLSYHMKVLSECGLVHSRKEGKWTHYSLNMESVENFKKFISDLTSSEE, encoded by the coding sequence ATGGAAAAAAAAGATTTTGAATACAATTATAAAAAAATAAAAGCACTGTCTGATGTTAATAGAATGATGATTTTAAACAGCCTTTCATCAGGCGAATTGTGCGCGTGCAAAATTTTAGAAAGGTTTGATATTACACAGCCTACGCTGTCTTATCATATGAAGGTGTTGTCGGAATGTGGTCTGGTGCATTCGAGAAAAGAAGGGAAATGGACGCATTATTCATTAAATATGGAAAGCGTAGAAAACTTCAAGAAATTTATTTCTGATTTGACTTCTTCTGAGGAGTAA
- a CDS encoding MATE family efflux transporter yields MAEKVYDSKTIRKQIFFLIIPVMLENMFQMSAGLISAAMIGRLSPMLISAQGICSRITGILWCLFKGIGIGATVVTAKNRNENDMAKARQTFEQTCVTGCIIALALIIITMLNSGRIISFFTSSPDTFYAASQYLKIVILTAPFLLIMSAVTAAFQACGNTKTPMYVAIVVNIINVVVGYLLIYGKFGFPRLSLQGAAIALLLSQACGSFLGIYLLYNKRYGLFCTVPEKSNLMKIDFLLVKEIYSLGIPAAFESIFWQLSAVVMSKAILSYGEVTFAAYQLGLQAELMSEMPAVGVGIAATSMAANAIGKKDGVLLKIYSKQLIRTSIAISTFTSLLIIIFPGVFMDFFTNNAEIKAIGIKYLIVMGFIQTPQNLSKVLNGIIRSAGYKNIPMVISFLGIWVVRVPLALLFAYVLKLDIFFIWLCMAADQLFKCLASGIVFKTKNVDVIKEENIF; encoded by the coding sequence ATGGCAGAAAAGGTTTACGATTCCAAAACCATAAGAAAACAGATTTTTTTTCTTATTATTCCTGTAATGCTGGAGAATATGTTTCAGATGTCTGCAGGGCTTATATCAGCTGCTATGATCGGAAGGCTTTCTCCCATGCTTATATCAGCACAGGGAATATGTTCAAGGATAACTGGCATACTTTGGTGCTTATTTAAAGGCATAGGGATTGGTGCAACCGTTGTTACCGCAAAAAACCGCAATGAAAATGACATGGCGAAGGCAAGGCAAACATTTGAGCAGACATGTGTGACAGGGTGCATTATTGCATTAGCATTAATCATAATTACCATGCTAAATTCAGGGAGGATAATATCATTTTTTACTTCCAGTCCTGATACATTTTATGCTGCGAGCCAATATTTAAAGATAGTAATTTTAACAGCCCCATTTCTTTTAATAATGTCGGCGGTTACTGCGGCCTTTCAAGCATGCGGCAATACAAAGACTCCTATGTACGTAGCAATAGTCGTTAACATAATAAATGTTGTAGTCGGGTATCTGCTTATATACGGAAAATTTGGATTCCCGAGGTTGTCTCTTCAGGGGGCTGCCATAGCATTGCTTCTTTCACAGGCGTGTGGATCATTTCTGGGAATTTATCTGCTGTACAATAAAAGATATGGGCTGTTCTGCACAGTTCCTGAAAAAAGCAATTTGATGAAAATAGACTTTCTACTTGTCAAAGAGATTTATTCTTTAGGAATTCCTGCTGCGTTTGAAAGTATATTTTGGCAACTTTCGGCCGTAGTAATGAGCAAGGCGATACTATCTTACGGAGAGGTGACATTTGCTGCTTACCAGCTGGGGCTTCAGGCTGAGCTTATGTCTGAGATGCCTGCGGTTGGAGTTGGAATTGCTGCTACATCCATGGCTGCTAACGCAATAGGAAAAAAAGACGGGGTGCTGCTTAAAATTTATTCAAAGCAGCTAATCAGAACATCTATTGCTATAAGTACCTTTACTTCGTTGCTTATAATTATATTTCCCGGTGTGTTTATGGATTTTTTTACAAACAACGCAGAGATAAAGGCAATAGGAATAAAATACCTCATAGTGATGGGATTTATACAGACTCCGCAGAATCTATCAAAGGTGTTAAATGGAATCATACGTTCTGCAGGGTACAAAAATATACCTATGGTGATTTCGTTCTTAGGGATATGGGTTGTAAGAGTTCCTTTGGCTCTTCTTTTTGCATATGTGCTAAAGCTTGATATATTCTTTATATGGCTTTGCATGGCAGCAGATCAGCTGTTTAAATGCCTTGCCAGCGGAATAGTATTTAAAACTAAGAATGTTGATGTTATAAAAGAAGAAAATATATTTTGA
- a CDS encoding HpcH/HpaI aldolase/citrate lyase family protein has protein sequence MINYTKQKMVKKEKTIGTFSELGTANAVEGLGYSGLDYIIIDTEHGPFAEESTMEFIRAAKLSKLTPFVRIKEISRAAVLKMLDIGAEGLIVPCVETVEQVKHLVKYGKYAPLGERGFFFGRATGYGFEDFTSPLEDYFNKCNNETMIIPQCETLGCLENIEEIASIDGVDAIFVGPYDLSISMGIPGQFDADKFKKALIRIVAACKKANKPVMIYANDMKSASKNFDMGFDSVAVSSDIAILTSSFISITNSLKSK, from the coding sequence ATGATTAACTACACAAAACAAAAAATGGTTAAAAAAGAAAAAACAATAGGTACTTTTTCTGAACTGGGAACGGCCAATGCTGTTGAAGGGTTGGGATACAGCGGACTGGATTATATTATAATCGATACAGAGCACGGACCTTTTGCGGAAGAAAGTACAATGGAATTTATCCGGGCAGCTAAACTGAGCAAATTGACACCGTTTGTAAGAATCAAGGAAATTTCAAGAGCTGCCGTACTCAAAATGCTGGATATAGGAGCAGAAGGTTTGATTGTACCCTGCGTCGAAACTGTTGAGCAAGTTAAGCATCTGGTTAAATACGGCAAGTACGCCCCTTTAGGAGAAAGAGGTTTTTTCTTCGGAAGAGCTACAGGCTACGGCTTTGAAGATTTCACATCGCCTCTTGAGGATTATTTTAATAAGTGCAACAATGAAACCATGATTATTCCTCAGTGCGAAACATTAGGATGTCTTGAAAATATTGAAGAAATTGCGTCTATTGACGGAGTAGATGCAATTTTTGTAGGTCCTTATGATTTATCCATAAGTATGGGCATACCAGGCCAATTTGATGCGGACAAATTTAAAAAAGCGCTCATCAGAATAGTTGCAGCGTGTAAAAAAGCTAATAAACCGGTAATGATATATGCAAATGATATGAAAAGTGCTTCAAAAAATTTTGATATGGGATTTGATTCTGTTGCAGTAAGCTCCGATATTGCAATTCTCACCAGCAGTTTCATCAGCATTACAAATTCATTAAAATCAAAATAA
- a CDS encoding YkoF family thiamine/hydroxymethylpyrimidine-binding protein, whose product MCAMEKIASCQIAFTPIVSDDYMEDVDKVLKIIDNSGLEYEVGSLSTFVRGEKSRVLNLISQIYDTMDDITNFSMDIKISNICGCGK is encoded by the coding sequence ATGTGCGCTATGGAAAAAATAGCTTCCTGCCAGATTGCATTTACCCCCATAGTAAGTGATGACTACATGGAGGATGTAGACAAGGTTCTTAAAATCATAGATAATTCAGGATTGGAGTATGAGGTGGGCTCGCTGTCAACCTTTGTTAGAGGTGAAAAAAGCAGGGTTTTGAACCTGATTTCCCAAATATATGATACAATGGACGATATAACGAATTTTTCCATGGATATTAAAATCTCCAATATATGTGGATGTGGGAAATAA
- a CDS encoding class I SAM-dependent methyltransferase, which yields MAIFDNSASDYDAWYTDKKGSFVDKVETGLAFEMMEIKKGMKILDVGCGTGNFSVKLAKKGCSVTGIDVSDEMLSIARKKASDLNLDIELMNMDVNNLSFDDNTFDGVISMTAFEFIEDAPKALKELLRVVKKGGQVLIGTIAGESSWSELYLSEPFRENTVFKYAKFRTVEEIKDWNREKLVDTGECLFVSPLAEDCDYNDETEKNLSKTTNGGFVCALWKK from the coding sequence ATGGCTATTTTTGATAACAGTGCATCTGACTATGATGCATGGTATACAGATAAAAAAGGAAGCTTTGTTGACAAAGTGGAAACTGGGCTTGCGTTTGAAATGATGGAAATCAAAAAGGGAATGAAGATACTGGATGTAGGCTGTGGAACGGGAAACTTCAGCGTTAAGCTGGCGAAAAAAGGCTGCAGCGTAACAGGGATCGACGTTTCCGACGAAATGCTTTCCATAGCGAGAAAAAAAGCGTCGGATTTAAACCTTGACATTGAATTAATGAATATGGATGTAAATAATTTATCCTTTGATGACAATACATTTGACGGCGTAATTTCTATGACGGCTTTTGAATTTATTGAAGATGCTCCAAAAGCGTTAAAAGAACTGCTGAGAGTGGTCAAAAAAGGCGGTCAGGTTTTAATAGGCACCATTGCAGGTGAAAGCAGCTGGAGTGAGTTATATCTTTCCGAGCCTTTCAGGGAAAACACAGTATTTAAATATGCTAAATTCAGAACCGTTGAAGAAATTAAGGACTGGAACAGAGAAAAGCTTGTAGACACAGGCGAATGTCTGTTTGTTTCTCCTCTTGCAGAGGACTGTGATTACAACGATGAAACAGAAAAAAATCTATCAAAAACTACAAATGGAGGCTTCGTATGTGCGCTATGGAAAAAATAG
- a CDS encoding ABC transporter ATP-binding protein, giving the protein MKKLTTNNITVSYGGSKIIEDISIELNEGEIVSILGVSGVGKTTLFNVVSGLINPDSGTVEIDGKNITGTTGNVSYMLQKDLLLPYKTIIDNVSLPLVIRGEKKSKARDAASVYFDEFGLEGTQNKYPNQLSGGMRQRAALLRTYLFSDQVALLDEPFSALDSITKSSMHQWYLGVMEQIKLSTFLITHDIDEAVLLSDRIYVMAGKPGKIAEEILIEDPKPRNKDFVVSESFMRYKKHILEKLES; this is encoded by the coding sequence ATGAAAAAACTGACTACTAATAACATAACTGTAAGTTATGGAGGCTCTAAAATAATTGAAGACATTTCAATAGAACTGAACGAAGGAGAGATAGTCAGTATATTAGGAGTAAGCGGTGTCGGAAAAACAACACTGTTCAATGTAGTGTCAGGACTGATAAATCCTGATTCGGGAACAGTTGAGATTGATGGGAAAAATATTACGGGAACCACAGGAAATGTAAGTTACATGCTTCAGAAGGATTTGCTGCTGCCGTATAAAACAATAATCGATAATGTTTCTCTCCCGTTGGTAATTAGAGGAGAAAAGAAATCCAAAGCCAGAGATGCCGCTTCTGTATATTTTGATGAGTTTGGGCTGGAAGGAACACAAAATAAGTATCCGAACCAGCTGTCCGGCGGAATGAGACAGAGGGCGGCATTGCTTCGAACATATTTGTTTTCTGATCAGGTTGCACTTTTGGATGAGCCTTTCAGTGCTCTTGACAGCATAACCAAGAGCAGCATGCACCAGTGGTATCTTGGTGTAATGGAGCAGATAAAGCTGTCAACATTTCTTATAACACACGACATTGATGAGGCTGTTTTATTATCCGACAGAATATACGTTATGGCAGGAAAACCAGGCAAGATAGCGGAAGAAATACTTATAGAGGACCCTAAACCCAGAAACAAGGATTTCGTGGTGAGCGAGAGTTTTATGAGATATAAGAAGCACATTCTTGAGAAATTAGAAAGTTAA
- a CDS encoding ABC transporter substrate-binding protein, with protein MKSKKRIVFCIISILILSALMLTSCSSNEPKNEVDNAGNDEKTKLKIVLDWTPNTNHTGLYVAQSKGYFAEQGLEAEILQPPEGGADTLVGGGGAEFGISFQDTLAPNNASENPIPVTAVASLIQHNTSGIISLKENGIDSPAKMSGHTYATWDMPIEQAIIKKIVEDDDGNFEDIEMVPSTVTDVITALQTDIDTVWIFYAWDGIATKVKGLDTNYLNFADYGKELDYYCPVLIVNDEFAKNNPETVKKALTAIKKGYEFAIENPEEAAQILLDAAPELDSEIVNESQKWLADQYVADAEKWGYIDQERWDAFYGWLVENKLVENEIPEGAGFTNEYLPE; from the coding sequence ATGAAAAGCAAAAAAAGAATTGTATTTTGCATAATATCCATATTAATTTTATCAGCGTTGATGCTGACATCATGCAGCTCTAACGAACCTAAAAATGAGGTGGATAACGCTGGTAATGATGAAAAAACAAAATTGAAAATAGTGTTGGACTGGACACCTAATACAAATCACACCGGATTATATGTTGCTCAGTCAAAAGGCTACTTTGCAGAGCAGGGGCTTGAAGCAGAAATACTTCAGCCACCAGAAGGAGGAGCTGATACTTTGGTTGGAGGCGGCGGAGCCGAATTCGGAATTAGTTTTCAGGATACATTAGCTCCTAACAATGCTTCTGAAAATCCAATACCTGTTACAGCAGTTGCTTCTTTAATACAGCATAACACATCAGGTATTATTTCTCTGAAAGAGAACGGAATAGATTCCCCTGCAAAAATGTCAGGTCATACATATGCTACATGGGATATGCCGATAGAGCAAGCCATAATTAAAAAGATTGTAGAAGATGACGACGGAAATTTTGAAGATATAGAAATGGTTCCAAGCACAGTTACAGATGTTATCACTGCTTTGCAGACAGATATAGACACAGTGTGGATATTCTATGCATGGGATGGAATTGCAACAAAGGTTAAGGGACTGGATACAAATTACCTTAATTTTGCCGACTATGGAAAAGAGCTGGACTATTACTGCCCTGTTTTGATAGTTAACGACGAATTTGCAAAAAACAATCCTGAAACTGTTAAAAAAGCATTGACAGCCATTAAAAAAGGATATGAATTTGCTATAGAAAATCCAGAGGAAGCCGCTCAAATTTTATTAGATGCAGCTCCGGAGCTGGATTCAGAGATAGTTAACGAAAGCCAGAAATGGTTAGCTGATCAATATGTTGCAGACGCTGAAAAATGGGGATACATTGACCAGGAAAGATGGGATGCATTCTACGGATGGCTGGTTGAAAACAAATTGGTGGAAAATGAAATCCCTGAGGGAGCAGGATTTACAAACGAATATCTCCCAGAATAG
- a CDS encoding ABC transporter permease — protein sequence MTKKLQNIINKVSPVMAIAVILVLWQFLSSAGIVPKYMLPSPFDVVLAFVNDFDLLMEHAETTLTEAFLGLTAGTALGFVIAVLMDRFNLFYKSVYPVIVLTQTVPTVAIAPLLVLWMGYGILPKITLIVIITFFPITVSLLEGFRSADNDALNLLRAMGANRFQCFMHIKLPNALNQFFSGLKISVSYSVVGAVVSEWLGGFTGLGVYMTRVRKSYSFDKMFAVIFFISLISLILMLLVSYMRKLAMPWERAKKENN from the coding sequence TTGACCAAAAAGTTACAAAACATCATAAATAAAGTATCGCCTGTAATGGCTATAGCCGTTATTTTAGTACTATGGCAGTTTTTATCATCAGCGGGCATTGTACCTAAGTACATGTTGCCGTCTCCTTTTGATGTTGTACTGGCATTTGTAAATGACTTTGACTTGCTGATGGAACATGCCGAAACTACTTTAACTGAAGCATTTTTGGGACTTACGGCAGGGACTGCACTTGGATTTGTAATTGCTGTATTGATGGATAGATTTAATTTATTTTATAAATCTGTATATCCTGTTATTGTGCTGACGCAGACGGTGCCTACCGTTGCCATAGCGCCTCTTTTGGTTCTGTGGATGGGATATGGTATACTGCCTAAAATAACGCTGATTGTTATAATAACCTTTTTCCCAATAACTGTAAGCTTGTTGGAAGGTTTTCGCTCGGCAGATAACGATGCTCTGAATTTATTGAGGGCTATGGGAGCTAATAGGTTTCAATGCTTTATGCACATTAAACTTCCAAATGCTTTGAACCAGTTCTTTTCAGGGCTTAAAATATCGGTGTCCTATTCTGTGGTGGGTGCCGTAGTTTCCGAGTGGCTGGGAGGATTTACAGGCCTTGGGGTGTACATGACGAGGGTAAGAAAGTCATACTCATTTGACAAAATGTTTGCTGTGATATTTTTTATTTCTCTCATAAGCCTAATATTGATGCTTTTGGTATCGTATATGAGAAAACTTGCAATGCCATGGGAAAGAGCAAAAAAAGAAAATAATTAA
- a CDS encoding thiamine-binding protein, with protein sequence MNANIAIQVLPHVESDQEVIRIVDEVIAYIKSTGLNYYVGPSETSIEGDYDQLMEIVKNCQLVAAKAGAPKVSAYVKIGFVPDGGVLTIDQKVTKHHK encoded by the coding sequence ATGAACGCAAATATTGCTATTCAAGTTTTACCGCATGTTGAATCAGACCAGGAAGTTATACGTATTGTTGACGAGGTAATTGCTTATATTAAAAGTACGGGATTAAATTACTACGTTGGGCCCAGCGAAACTTCAATAGAGGGAGACTATGACCAGCTAATGGAAATCGTAAAAAATTGCCAGTTGGTTGCAGCAAAGGCAGGAGCGCCTAAAGTATCAGCTTACGTTAAAATTGGTTTTGTTCCGGATGGCGGGGTGCTGACTATTGACCAAAAAGTTACAAAACATCATAAATAA